atttagtcaaactgggttagaatgtttagcctgagatagcattttatcgtcatatccatattggtcctggctgacccccaggggccttaggggtggggccaaaaaagggtcaaataggctaaaacttcaaaaatcttcttctgaattcacagatttgatggaacctgatactcttcatagattggaaggtcttaaggccctttacaaaaattgtgaatttcatggccctgggatctcagattttcccctgggtagggcgtcaagtttactatagtttatataggaaaaacacatttatgaatattttttgcttatttttcataggaaattagtcaaactgggttagaatgtttagcctgagatagcattttatcgtcatatccatattggtcctggccgacccccaggggccttaggggcggggccaaaaaagggtcaaataggctaaaacttcaaaaatcttcttctgaattcacagatttgatggaacctgatactcttcatagattggaaggtcttaaggccctttacaaaaattgtgaatttcatggccctgggatctcagattttcccctgggtagggcgtcaagtttactatagtttattttttttttattttttgggtatataggaaaaacacatttattaacattatttgctttgttttcataggaaattagtcaaactgggtagaattattagcctgaaatagcattttaacaccaaaTCCATATTTGTCCTGGCCTGGCTGACTCCCAgaggccagaggggtggggccaaaaggggtcaaatagactaaaacttcaaaaatcttattctgaattcacagatttgatgaaaccaaataatcttcatagattaaaaagtgaaatttataaaatcactgacattAATGACTGACTtcttgtttggttttgttgtttaacattgcaaaagcaaattggaattttaagcataaggtttggtaaaataatacactatcaaaatgaaaaacaaaaaatcaaaattctaaaaggttcaactttaaagtttattctaattcgtaaatactttttacagatttgaaccaactttgcaatgcttttctgtagcagcacacaggtgaccgtcaaggcctcttgggcctcttgtttcattttataaGTTACATCCCTTCCTATGTTGTGTTAGTTGCATTTAATATGGTATAAACAATTTTTTACAGGAAAAATACTTGCGTGCTTTGGCAGAGACAGAGAATGTGAGACAAAGAATGAAGAAACAGGTTGATGATGCTAAGATTTTCGGGATCCAAGGATTCTGTAAAGATTTGCTTGAGGTTGCAGACATTTTAGGCAAAGCCACAGAAAGTGTACCCAAGGAGGAAGTGAACAAGGACaatattcatttaaagaatttgtTTGAGGGACTCACAATGACAGAATCACAATTGCAAAAGGTGTTTAATAAGCATGGGTTGGAACAGATCACGCCCGCTGAAGGTGAAAAGTTTGATCCTTTTATCCACGAGGCCATGTTTGAAGTTCCCACCCCAAATGAAGAAGCTGGTTCCACCATCGCTGTTACTACAAAAGTGGGCTACAAGCTCCAGTCACGGACAATACGACCAGCTCTTGTAGGGGTCTTCAAAGCGTCATGATGGGGCAGCATTTGGAGAAATTTATCGAAACTAAGTCACTTTTGTCACATACAGTCGTCAGCTCATTTTCAAACATGAGATGTGTGATAATAAGACAACATAGTGtcaagttattattattatgaaattATCAACGTTATGGCATGTCTCTTGCTAGCTTGATGCCATGGTTGACTTCTTTAAGTTAtgaaaaattgacattttattgaATTGCAGtttatgtaggattttttttcagattgaaGTTAGTTTTTTCCAAATGTTTATCTAAAAAAGGAAAGCCTTATATGAAAACTTATTTGATTAGTATTAATTAAAGGATCTCTTTCTTGAAATTTGAacttcacaaaaataaataaaaaattaaataaaaattgaataatttttttccGTCGTATCTCTACTTGTATATGGACTACACTTGAGAAAAGATCATGCAGACATGCAAGCCTGCTTGTTTAAGTCTACAGATTGCATGCTTGCAGCTGAATTTCAGTTTTTGGAAATTTCATTTTGCTTTACATTCCGACTTCATGAATGAAGATAAGGTGACCACTGGAGCAATTATGCTGGTAGAAATTGATTATAAAGTCTTATTATTGATGAGATGAACATACATATTGTTACTAAATACAGATTCCTGATTATACTAAAATGTATGATCACAATTTTCGGTTTGGAGTTGCCATTTTGTgagatatatacaatatatagttcGAATTAAGTGTGGTTGAAAATATTCTATTTTGATAATActaatttaaatgtatatttaatatataaaacctGAGATGGAgattaatatgtatttaacaGCTGGTAATGATTCATTTAGAGTTATCTATTTAGGGTAAAAACAGCAAACTTATTGGCATTCtaatctatcagagttacttccctttgcgtGATGTGAACCATGTAGTAATAGAACCGAAAGATTACCaagaaaaattcaatttatttgtgaaaacaGGCCGAATTCTCAGAAAGACCATTGAAACACTTCATTTCTCTAATAACAAAGATAAGATTTTCGTTCTATTAAGCTGAAAGAGCAATAAATCACATGTATTATTCATTAACGATTCTTTACAACATACAATTGTCTACAAGACAGCATTGCTTTCCTTTAGAAAATTTTCTATTTCGAAAAAATCTTGGAGTTAGAGGATGTTATTGTTGAGCTGCTTGggatcattttcattttaaaataatttttcgtGTACTATGGGTAACTATAACATAGATGATAATGAATGCCTTGGCAACTCGAATATTTCTTGTGTCATAAAGAAAGGGGAAACCAGTATTTTTTGTCATTAACCGGTGTAGCTACTGTACATTGACCATTTCCACATGGATACGAAGATTGGTTACagttaatatgtatatatttatatgcgCCAGAGAGTCGGTGCCCATTCATAACTATTAGACATTTTAGGGATCTAGATCAAAAATAGGGATGCTACGTTGTGCATATATGTATTAAACACCATGTAGAGTACTGTATTTTATATctagacatgtatatgtctaaaaATGGTCTGTGGACACTGGTGCACAGGGACCTGTAATCTGAttgtataatatcaaaattaactgttactaattatcagatccctgtgaaTGTTACATTTTGGTCTATGGAAAGCTTGATGTAAATGCTGACCAAAAACTTTCAAGGAAAGACATGATTATACAGGTATGACCAAGAACAAGTGACTTTTTGGGGTGACAGATATTGTGATGTAAGTTGTCTGTTGGATGTGAATTCAGTATtcattaaaatacacatatagaACAAAACTTTGAGTTGTTTTTtacaagaaagaaaaaagaatatCATACCTATGTAAAGATTTGGACAATGTGAGGTTATACCATACCAAAGTAAGCAAAAGTGTTCTAGaagttaaatgttaaaaataaaaacaaattaaaatttacactCAAAACTCATATTTCCCTATAGATTGATTCGTACACATGGCATGGCATCACAGTGCCGTTAACACAGACTAAGTTTGGTTCAATTGGTTTAATAGCAAGGGTCATTTGGAGGAATGCTGGAGTACATGGAGAAAAAAACACTGGCCACTCACACAGCCATGAGGGGCTCATGCAATCATTAGGGAACCCAAACATCCATTATAGGGCTCACAAAGCCATTAGGGGACTCACATAGTCATTAGGGGGCTCGCATAGCCATTAGGGGGTTCACACGGTCTTTAGGGGCTACATAGTCATTAGGGGGAGGGCTCACACAGCTCAgatagaacacaaaaaatagtgCCATTCCATATGTGTGACCCAGTCTATTAAAGTTTCCTATATTCTGTTCCAAAGCCTGGTGATTAAAATGAGATGGATCTCCGTCtgtaccatcctcgatactccaggggttccgatcacttacaatctctacatccctggactatctaaTGGTAgaattggaggcaacagaacagaacaggtaatttagtcgtttgatgcATATCAAACGAGCCGTATAACTGTACACCGTGGCTTTGATGTATCTgaagtcttcaaatgaaatctttgcaggcctgtgattggttcagctgttttccgctgagctgcctccaatttcATCATGAGATtacggaacccctggagtatcgaggatgtgtctGTACCAACATGTATCTAACCGTGTTTGTCCttctaacattttttttctttattttgtctttctCTCTTGGCTGAAATTACATGTAACTTTGTTACCTTGTCTTGACACCATGGTTAACTATTCATTTTGATCGTTTACATTTAGAATATGTGGTTGTGTGCAGCATAAATACTACCATAGGATAAAGTATAATGAGAAGACAGTTTCAAATGATATCAGGTCGTGAATGTGACTTATCCATCAGATCCTGAAAGTTTTAAAATACGATTAAAAGATGAGACAGCCCAGCCCCTGATAGATCAAACGTAAAGCATGTCCTCGGATCTTTCAATTTGCTGAATACACTTTTCATGCTAGTAAAATGCCACACATAAGGACAGTCATTAAAATTATAAACCGCACTGAAGGAGTAGTAAATTACACTTCTCCCTTTGAATGTCAAATGAGAGTCTTTCTACAAGTTTCCGAAATGCTGTATGAAGGTCAAAATTCAAAAGTAAATCAAACTTAACAccaagaagtttttattttcaaaattaatggCATcgtcgatactccaggggttattatcactgacgtcatatccacccctggcctatctcattgtaaaactgaaggcaataaaacaggtaatttagtcatttgatgtacatcaaaagaatcgtataacggtacactgtggttgactgaaGTGTAAGCTTCCattcattattatacaaaaacatTGCATCCAACATAGTTTGTAAAGTATGCGGGTTTTCTGCAATAATGACTGTATCGTCTGTTCCTACATAAGTAGAAACAGGGATATTATACCAATTTCAACCGGTTGACATCTTTCtttaataaaattcatttcacaatcattcacaaataaattgtataaaattGGTGAGAGAACGTCGCCTTGGAAGAGACcgattttgttatcaaaatattctgtTATATGACCATTGTATTTCACATGATTATACATTATCATATGGAGactttataattttttattttttcccttGAACTCCATGTTTTTTAAGTTTACACCAAAGTTTCGGCTACTCCCGGCAAAGTATTCTATATCTTACatctttataaatttcacttttgttgttttttacaaACTGTtgcaatttcaaattaaaaacaagTACGTGATATCAAATTTATTGAATGGCAATATTGAATGGTTTCTCATAAAACACTGTGGGTAAATCAAACGCAAACGTAACTTATAAACACAACGAATGAAggcaaatgtattttatatattatcgTAGCTGTTGTTACGGCCAAGAATAACGAAATGAGAAACTAGCAGCTAAATTCacaacacaatttaattatatataattaaaccaGATTAACTTGCCAGCTTgccctatacatgtacatacatgtatatacataaatattttaatgcatcCCCCGCTACACTTACAAGTACATAAGGCATATTCAATTTTTAGTCGTGGCCTGGTTCAACCTTGGGGCTAAAACTCCTTCCGGGAACGGAACcacattgaatttcataaatatgtatttgatctatttttgtagtaaaaacgttgtaaaacaagtcacgtgcttatacttcattcatgccattggccgaaatatagAATTgaattatgggtaactagtgatcacatgattgtgtgtttacaGTCCAAATATAGTGTTGGATTGCTTGCCAATTTTcggaaaaattgatttatttgaaaaaatctAGTctccaaaatattattaacattgcatgcatatcatctGGTCTTGCACATTTGtactgttttacaataaataatggACTGAATTGAGTTATAAAACCGCCATTTCTACGTTTTATctataaactatatataatgcgaattgacaaATTCAATCGGtgtaaccgtctaatctaagatcagcgaagatcggcttctcccggctaaattcgtagaattctaaatttatatttacttcCTTTTGGTTTCAAACAGATGCatataacacaaagaaaatatgatcttcgtcaaaaggccaaattacatatatacactaaatACCAGGTAAGAGAAATCAAAGTCAAAGTAAACACACAGTCATGTGACTTATAAAACAATTccatatttcggccaatggcatgaatgaagtataagcacgtgacttgttttactacgttttactacaaagaacgcgtgttttgtaccattatgggggaAATTCCCTGCGGATCGTGGTTTTCATTTCCAACATTTGAAATCGTTAAGTAATATTATCGTACCATTGTTGAATTTTCATATTCTTTCCAATCAAATggttaagcttccgcgtagcccacttagctttttgcaCTTAGCTAAtacttgtacatatatatgtacatgttatataaatgacaCCTTTATGGCATTAGTAGCAGAGGTGAAACTCACGGGTAAAGCCATGTTTACAAATAATCCGTGTCACAGCATTCTGCTAATAATCAGAATATAAAAAGTGGACAAATGGAGttttcaaaggaagtctttCCAGGCTTGTGATTGCTCATAttattttcttctgaactgccttcaggtTTACTGTGTGATAGtcaagggatggatataacgtcagtgatagtaaccactagAATATCGAAGATTGCTTAATGGCAATATCGCCACTATCAAAAGATGttgtttttctcaaaaagtttgTTCGCTAAACTTCTggaattttataataaaaatactgagCCATTTAATCAGATTTTATTCAGTTTCCAGACAATTCTAAAGTGTATACAATTTTTGCTTTATTGTCATCATAATTATGCAtttcatatataaaacaaaaacattaaaagtGAGTGGATCCAAGATGGATCCCTGAGGAACCCCTAACTTCCACTTGTCACAGATCCAAGCCGGACCTACTGTTTCCGGCTGGAGGCCTATTTCCAAGGCCATAGGCTCCTTTGATATCCGTTTACATACATAATAAAGATGTCGACTTTACGGTaatctgtatattatttttagttttgatgacaaaatgacatttttgtaCAAGTATAGGCTTGTGTTGTAGTTTAATTGGCGGAGGGGAACATTACCATGCTTTAGcatttttttgtcaattttataGAAAATCGGGTAAGAATTTTTACtgaattttatttccatttgatttattttaaattcaattgtTCAGTAGGTGGTGATAAATGTCGTATTAACAGTAAGATAATAACTTTACGACTCTACAGAATCATCAATCTATTTTGCATTACCATATattaaagccgtttcggaaaggtttTGTAAGTGACGTCTAAAGGAACAGCATATTCAATTCCTAAACAATATCGCAACGCGGGATCAGAAATGCGCGTAGCTTCTAATTAGTCCGTGAAGCGAGGCATTTAATGTCGTCTGATATGAATAGCTTTTATGTGACCTTCCTGTAAAGAAGGAAGAGATTCGCTAACTTTTTATACACAGAAACAGAATTATACGTgtaaattttaaagttttttaaaatagacgaaaatgaataaataaatgatgaCTATTGTTGACGGAAATTATACAAGGACTAACGAGTTCCAGCGAACAGATAAATTTTTACAACATTTAACGAGTACAGATGAAAAAAACCGCAATGCGCCTTTTCCCGCCATATTCAATCTAGACCTATACCTTAAATCTttagataaataattaattgtcaGGAAATGCTTTCTAAGTTATGAAAACTTCTGCCTATTCCttgttgttattttcaacaATAGACTAAAATGTTAAAAACCAAACAAGAAATATATGATTGTTTTCTTGTGTACATTTTATTACCACGCATACCTTATTTAAAGCGATTCAACACTTACACGGGGACATTACTtcaaaatttattaatataaacttAAACCCAATTCTTAAGGAtcttttgaaaatgacaacattgtgattttatatatacacaacattgtgattttatatatacacaacacacacacacacacacacagcgGATCTAGCAGTACAGTGCGTGAATCCAGCAGTGATGCGCATCAgtcaaacaaattaaatatactaTCCTCCTGGTTAGATTAGCGACGCAGAAAATTATTAACGATTTtcacaaatattatatattttacgAAAATTGATATTGCAGCGACTGCCCAAGATAATATCACGGAGTCTTGCAGAAGTAATTGCAGAAAAATCTCAAAAGAATATCGACGCTCTAGACCGAACGTACATATTTGTGCTGATTATATCAAGCGGATATGACAGAATTGAGTTATTGTGGTAGATTGGTATCGTCTTGTCTGTTTTGTACAGTGATTTATGCACCAGCTGTGCAATTTAGTGTGGCGATATGAAACATTTTACAGTGATACAATACTAAGGTAATCATACAAAATACGATATGCGAAGTTTAAATAAATGCTTGTATTGCGGAT
This genomic window from Argopecten irradians isolate NY chromosome 11, Ai_NY, whole genome shotgun sequence contains:
- the LOC138335371 gene encoding grpE protein homolog 1, mitochondrial-like isoform X2, producing the protein MATIGSMCLRSANRMTSITRLTLLRTQQIRSNLKQCSTTATETNNNSSPPPGTKGDKPQEKPDVKPDQKAANAAAEAEDKLQKEKAKLEESVKDMKEKYLRALAETENVRQRMKKQVDDAKIFGIQGFCKDLLEVADILGKATESVPKEEVNKDNIHLKNLFEGLTMTESQLQKVFNKHGLEQITPAEGEKFDPFIHEAMFEVPTPNEEAGSTIAVTTKVGYKLQSRTIRPALVGVFKAS
- the LOC138335371 gene encoding grpE protein homolog 1, mitochondrial-like isoform X1, translating into MATIGSMCLRSANRMTSITRLTLLRTQQIRSNLKQCSTTATETNNNSSPPPGTKGDKPQEKPDVKPDQKAANAAAEAEDKLQKEKAKLEESVKDMKVPGLFRRLTRRIWPTDGFYVQRLWPFSRRKYVPQEKYLRALAETENVRQRMKKQVDDAKIFGIQGFCKDLLEVADILGKATESVPKEEVNKDNIHLKNLFEGLTMTESQLQKVFNKHGLEQITPAEGEKFDPFIHEAMFEVPTPNEEAGSTIAVTTKVGYKLQSRTIRPALVGVFKAS